In Arachis stenosperma cultivar V10309 chromosome 1, arast.V10309.gnm1.PFL2, whole genome shotgun sequence, one DNA window encodes the following:
- the LOC130978772 gene encoding uncharacterized protein LOC130978772, with amino-acid sequence MAPRGRGRGHGRGRTSNQKLETDTNNPVNFMAALESMAATMQATTKALGQQMKNGNRESGENRPMMLSAFLKVEFYKRYFPNLVRTAKELELLQLKQGAMSVPEYTNKFKELCRFSHICQGAPRDFEEWKCIKFEGGLWSDILSSTRPMEIRTFLELVNKSRVAKDCMRRVAAEKGSHKMSFQQNQGRSFATRGQTFKHGGFVPEQTQGQTNFRRPNNNNYQGKRVRKQPLNEQACARCGSHHPGVPCKAGWGLFIHVERRGIKPQTVRRSRAFERASELALKIVVLDYDLIVHNANSEAVVTMLGCPQVSFQVKQRDFVHDLICLPMVGSDLILGLDWLSKNHVLLDYSEKSLYFMLEES; translated from the exons atggcacCTCGTGGACGTGGTCGAGGCCATGGGAGAGGTCGAACTAGTAATCAGAAATTGGAAACCGACACGAATAACCCAGTGAACTTCATGGCTGCATTGGAGAGCATGGCTGCTACTATGCAGGCCACTACTAAGGCGCTTGGACAGCAAATGAAAAATGGTAATAGGGAAAGTGGCGAAAATAGGCCGATGATGCTGTCAGCATTTCTAAAG GTGGAATTTTATAAAAGGTACTTTCCGAATTTAGTCAGGACAGCAAAGGAGCTTGAATtactacagctgaagcagggtgcTATGTCTGTGCCTGAATATACAAACAAATTTAAGGAATTGTGTAGATTTTCCCATATTTGTCAAGGAGCTCCTAGAGACTTTGAGGAGTGGAAGTGCATTAAGTTTGAAGGAGGGCTCTGGAGCGATATCTTAAGTTCTACGAGGCCAATGGAGATCAGGACTTTCTTAGAACTAGTGAATAAGAGCAGGGTTGCTAAAGATTGTATGAGAAGGGTGGCTGCAGAGAAAGGGAGCCATAAGATGTCTTTTCAACAGAACCAAGGAAGAAGCTTTGCTACTAGGGGTCAGACTTTCAAGCATGGAGGTTTTGTACCAGAGCAGACTCAGGGTCAGACCAATTTTAGAAGGCCTAACAACAACAATTACCAAgggaaaagagttagaaagcaGCCTCTGAATGAGCAAGCTTGTGCTAGATGTGGAAGTCATCATCCGGGTGTTCCATGTAAAGCTGGTTGGGGCTTGTTTATTCatgtggaaaggcggggcataaagcctcAAACTGTCCGAAGAAGCAGAG CATTTGAGAGGGCTAGTGAATTAGCGTTGAAGATAGTTGTGTTAGATTATGATCTGATTGTGCATAATGCTAATTCGGAAGCCGTTGTGACTATGTTAGGCTGTCCACAAGTGTCGTTCCAAGTTAAACAGCGAGATTTTGTACATGATCTAATTTGTTTACCAATGGTTGGTTCGGATCTCATTTTGGGACtagattggttatctaagaatcATGTCTTGCTAGACTATTCTGAGAAGTCGTTGTATTTTATGCTGGAAGAATCGTAA